The Tubulanus polymorphus chromosome 6, tnTubPoly1.2, whole genome shotgun sequence genome includes a region encoding these proteins:
- the LOC141906809 gene encoding mitochondrial import receptor subunit TOM70-like, whose product MKGWQLALAVGAPVALGLAGLWYYKRLKARELGSSGKGSKTDKKAETSSENTPSTPLELAQAAKNKGNKYFKAAQYDKAIECYTQAIDLCPGNNPTDLSTFHQNRAAAYEQLKNYPQVIEDCSKALCYNKKYVKALFRRAKASEHEGHLTMALNDVTAVCILEGFQNQQSLYMADRVLKALGKTKAKEKFKVREPTMPSPHFIRTFFSAFAHDPVMEKVAECERQLKLNDAEKHLNESPEKENQERNSSPFHKAIKAYVQRDYSDIIHLCDEEINTNGANVHEALLFKGTFHLLRGEGNLAMEAFDKIISSDESSLEVKINAYIKRGSLKMQNDLKDEALADFTEAVQVDSQNSDIYHHRGQLNLLLERVDEALRDFEKCVELNPGFAVARVQKCYTEHRYAFMTKNPMLFQTALKSFEEALEEFRDCTEGYALYGQALCDQQMYELSEKNFQKAIELDPENANIYVHRGLLQLQWKQDVDEAMKLLKKAIELDDLCELAYETLGTIEVQRGCLDRAHELFNKAINLAKTEQDMAHLYSLLAAAQAQSKAAHDLGLQMPGSM is encoded by the exons ATGAAAGGTTGGCAATTAGCCTTAGCCGTTGGCGCCCCCGTCGCCCTGGGGCTGGCTGGGCTATGGTACTACAAAAGGCTGAAAGCACGAGAGCTGGGTTCATCTGGTAAAGGTTCTAAAACCGACAAAAAGGCGGAAACCTCCAGTGAAAATACACCG AGTACACCATTAGAGTTGGCGCAAGCTGCGAAAAATAAAGGCAACAAGTATTTCAAGGCTGCTCAATACGACAAAGCGATTGAATGTTATACACAAGCAATAGATCTGTGTCCTGGAAATAATCCAACTGATCTCAGTACATTCCATCAGAATCGAGCTGCAGCTTATGAACAATTG aaaaattatCCGCAAGTCATCGAAGATTGCTCGAAAGCTCTGTGTTACAATAAGAAATACGTAAAGGCGTTATTTCGAAGAGCTAAAGCAAGTGAACATGAAGGACACCTTACTATGGCACTAAACG ATGTGACTGCAGTATGTATTCTTGaaggatttcaaaatcaacagAGTCTTTATATGGCCGATCGTGTGCTGAAAGCCCTTGGTAAGACTAAAGCAAAAGAAAAATTCAAG GTTCGAGAGCCGACGATGCCATCGCCTCATTTCATTCGCACGTTTTTCTCCGCATTCGCGCATGATCCCGTCATGGAGAAAGTCGCCGAATGTGAACGCCAGTTGAAACTGAATGACGCTGAAAAACATTTGAACGAGAgtcctgaaaaagaaaatcaagaaagaaattctag TCCATTCCATAAAGCAATCAAAGCTTACGTGCAGCGTGATTACAGCGATATAATTCATCTTTGCGATGAAGAAATCAatacaaatggagcaaatGTACACGAAGCATTGTTGTTCAAGGGTACCTTCCATCTTTTACGGGGTGAAGGCAACCTGGCAATGGAAgcttttgataaaataatatcATCTGATGAATCCAGCCTCGAG GTGAAAATAAATGCATATATTAAACGCGGAAGTTTAAAGATGCAAAATGACCTTAAAGATGAGGCCTTGGCAGATTTCACTGAAGCAGTCCAAGTCGACTCCCAAAATTCAGATATCTATCATCATCGTGGCCAG TTGAATCTATTATTAGAAAGAGTGGATGAAGCACTTCGAGATTTTGAGAAGTGTGTTGAGTTGAATCCTGGTTTCGCTGTTGCTCGCGTGCAGAAGTGTTATACAG AACACAGATACGCATTCATGACGAAAAATCCAATGCTATTCCAAACTGCATTGAAATCGTTCGAAGAAGCATTGGAAGAGTTCCGAGACTGTACAGAAGGTTACGCCCTCTATGGACAG gcgCTTTGTGACCAACAAATGTATGAGTTGTCTGAGAAAAACTTCCAGAAAGCTATTGAATTAGACCCAGAAAATGCTAACATCTACGTTCATAGAGG ACTTCTCCAGCTGCAGTGGAAACAAGATGTCGATGAAGCCATGAAGTTACTCAAGAAGGCGATTGAATTGGATGATCTTTGTGAATTAGCCTACGAAACTTTAGGAACCATAGAAGTACAGAG AGGCTGCTTGGACCGAGCCCATGAACTGTTTAACAAAGCGATTAACTTGGCTAAAACCGAACAGGATATGGCTCATCTATACTCCCTGTTAGCTGCTGCTCAAGCTCAAAGCAAAGCCGCTCATGATTTAGGATTACAAATGCCTGGCTCAatgtga